GATATCCCCACGGAGGTGGAGATCATTTTTTGAACCTCGTTCGGAGAGACCGCCTCTATAAAGGGGTCCGCCCTGAGTTCCTCAAGCAGCTTTTCCTCGAATTTTCCGTCCATAGACGCCCTTTCGCTCCTTACGAAAAACATCCCTTTTCCGTTGGAACGGGAGATAGCGCTGAAGGAGTTCTTTACCTCCAGACCGTATCGGACCGCCAAGTATTCGCTCTGGAAGTCGAGCATAACCGACACCGCAACGTCTCTGTCCCTGCCCTCGGTCTCCATCACCTTATCCCTGGTCTTAAACAGCACCAGATACTCACCGGGTACGGTCTTGGCCTCAGCGTAGGCCCCAGGGGTCACCGAAATAGCAAACACTGACAGCATCACAGCGAAAAGTAGTCCCTTCATACCTATAACACGCCCCTTTCCCTTAAGGAATGGAGATGACCTCTAAGGGCCACCTCTATTGTATTTTATCACATCGATTCCAAGAAATCGCACTCATCTGATCAAGGTTACTATAGGCAGAGCGAGCAGCAGTATCCCAGGGTTAGCCCCGAGACTACAGCCACCACCGGACGACGGCGGTGGATCGGTTTTAGACGTAAAGGCTTTGATACAGACGTTGGTACCGGGCAGCGTGGAGTTCATGTCCAGCCAGGTCACTCCGTCGGAGCTCACGTAGCTCTGTCCATCCGACGCCCTGGCCTTCTCAGAGTAGCCTTCCTCCGGCGATTCGATCGAAACCGGGAACAGGTATCCCGGGGTGGTCAACTTTACGACCACCGAAAACCGAGAGCCATCGTAAAGGTAGGGAGGCTCTTTTAGCCTCACCGTGTGATACCCGGGCATAGGGATGGTACCTTCCTGTGGAGTCATAATTCTCCGTCCGCTTCTGGGATTTTCGGAGGTTCCATCTGACCATACCTCTATAGTGTAAGAGCTGTTGGCCCCTCCGGTGTACAGAGATATGGCCTCCAGGCTCTGCCAACCACCGACATCGCCGGAAACCTGAAAGACGTTTGCAAACCAGGCGGTATCGGAGTTGAACCCGTAGCTGTCAACCCATCCCAGAGGATCGTGCTGATAGATATACTCGAAGTTATCCGAGGAGGCCCCTATAAAGAGAGCAGGCCGACGAAGGACGGCCTCTTTGTAGGAGATCCAGAAAAAACCCTTATCGCCCCAGCCCTCACCCCAGCTGTTTTTCACCAGCCAGGCGCCATCGGAGCCGGGATCTAAGTTAAAATTTCCCCTTGGATAGTGGTCGTCCCATCCTACGAGCAGCACCGCATGGCCGCCAGCGCCGTCCCCTGTCGGGTTGTAGTATGAATCGGTAGAGACGTTGTAAAAGTCGTTACTCCAGATCATGCTGAAAGCTACCGCCCCGTAGTCCATGACGGCGGATTTCATAGAGGGCCCATGGAAGTCGCTTCCCAGAAATAACACCTGCTCCAAGTGGCTGGATACAGGATCGGAGGACAGGGGGAGGAGCTCCTGAGGCCATGGAGATACGCTCTGATAGGGCCGGTCGGACTCGTTCACCGCACCGGTCCAACGGCTTAACAGGGCCGTCGATTTCCACACTTGGCCTCCCTGGTCGAAGATAGGGTCGTTCCCAAAGGATGGATCCCCTTGGGTGAAGGCCGGCATCTCAGGACCGATATCGACGTAGGCGAAGTAGGCCAGATGGGCCTCGGAAAAGTCTTTGGAGATACCTTCTCTTTTCAGAAAGGTGGACTCCATAGAGCCCATAGAGCCAAAAGCCCAGCAGGTTCCAAAGTGGCCCTGGTTCCTCACAGGAGAGAGGTAGGTCGTGGACCTAAGGTCGTAGCTGACCGGCAAAGAGGATAAAGATCCTTTTGCGGCGAAAAGAGGCAGCTGATCGCCTTTCAGGTGAGACAGATCGATCCTTGGAGGAACGTCCCCTAAGGGACGATCCGTGGTCCCTGTGAAGCGAGGTCCTAATTCGGCGGCCTCAACCCACTGGACATATTCCTGGCTCGGTGGTGCCACCATCCCTTTATCTACAGCCCAAGAGGGTACGGCAGAAAACATTGAGGCCACGAGGGATAGAGCTATGAAACGAACCATCATCTGACCGAAAGTATGGCCACCGCCACTCTGGAAGGTTGGACATCGGTCTCCCAGGGCCTGACGTAGGATAACGCTACCGACGAGTTCCCCGGACCGACACATCTGAACAGCCACAGCTCGTTTCCTCCCGCCCCTACGTTGCCCCTTGGATCCTTCGCTTCATCCCGAGACTCCATAAGGTTGCCTACCGGGACAGCCACCGACCGATTTCCCTCGTCGGCAATGGCCCAACTGTAGCCTGTGGTGGGGTTCGACGGAATTCGGAAAGACAGAGTCTCTCCGACCTCGCCGGACAGGTAGCCCGTCATGACGAAAAGGGTTCCACCGGGAGGAACTCGAACTCCCTCTACCTTTCCGGAGGAGGCTTTGCCCTCGTCCCAGAGGACGGAGAGAGGGACATCGGGGGAGAGATCCCTCAGCACGAACTCCCCTTTTCTGTCCGATATAGCGGTGAGTTCCTTCTCTCCCCCTAC
The uncultured Dethiosulfovibrio sp. genome window above contains:
- a CDS encoding lectin like domain-containing protein → MAVQMCRSGELVGSVILRQALGDRCPTFQSGGGHTFGQMMVRFIALSLVASMFSAVPSWAVDKGMVAPPSQEYVQWVEAAELGPRFTGTTDRPLGDVPPRIDLSHLKGDQLPLFAAKGSLSSLPVSYDLRSTTYLSPVRNQGHFGTCWAFGSMGSMESTFLKREGISKDFSEAHLAYFAYVDIGPEMPAFTQGDPSFGNDPIFDQGGQVWKSTALLSRWTGAVNESDRPYQSVSPWPQELLPLSSDPVSSHLEQVLFLGSDFHGPSMKSAVMDYGAVAFSMIWSNDFYNVSTDSYYNPTGDGAGGHAVLLVGWDDHYPRGNFNLDPGSDGAWLVKNSWGEGWGDKGFFWISYKEAVLRRPALFIGASSDNFEYIYQHDPLGWVDSYGFNSDTAWFANVFQVSGDVGGWQSLEAISLYTGGANSSYTIEVWSDGTSENPRSGRRIMTPQEGTIPMPGYHTVRLKEPPYLYDGSRFSVVVKLTTPGYLFPVSIESPEEGYSEKARASDGQSYVSSDGVTWLDMNSTLPGTNVCIKAFTSKTDPPPSSGGGCSLGANPGILLLALPIVTLIR
- a CDS encoding protease inhibitor I42 family protein codes for the protein MSYRFISCCVVALMLSLSSVGVGFASEDGQIMGFIVDSAGRPVPNVTVKVVGGEKELTAISDRKGEFVLRDLSPDVPLSVLWDEGKASSGKVEGVRVPPGGTLFVMTGYLSGEVGETLSFRIPSNPTTGYSWAIADEGNRSVAVPVGNLMESRDEAKDPRGNVGAGGNELWLFRCVGPGNSSVALSYVRPWETDVQPSRVAVAILSVR